In one window of Nitrospirota bacterium DNA:
- a CDS encoding D-alanine--D-alanine ligase yields the protein MITGKRIGVLMGGISSERDISLKTGNLVASALKRLGYDVTPVDMGYDLPSRIEEEGIEAAFIALHGRYGEDGCVQGLLEILGIPYTGSGIAASAICMDKLLSKKMFEYYGIPTPEYSVYEQPHPHLNPLPEGEENSRPFKGRVREGMGLFSDEPVMSEALTKDNENPPLFSRGGMGGLFSGEQGIDPNSIKYPVVVKPCREGSTIGISIVSKPEGLQEALDKAIEYGDKVIIEKYISGIEVTAGILDNKPLPLVEINPIGGFYDFTTKTSKGMADYIVPARLSASVTESIKDIALKTHLSLGCCYVSRVDFRVDPAGNPYVLEVNTVPGMTETSLLPMAAKAAGIGYDELVEMILSSAFIKK from the coding sequence ATGATTACAGGAAAAAGGATTGGGGTACTAATGGGAGGGATATCATCGGAACGGGACATTTCTCTCAAGACAGGGAATCTTGTTGCATCCGCCTTAAAGAGGCTTGGTTATGACGTTACCCCGGTTGATATGGGATATGACCTGCCTTCAAGGATTGAAGAAGAGGGGATAGAGGCCGCCTTTATTGCACTTCACGGCAGGTATGGGGAAGATGGATGTGTCCAGGGACTGCTTGAGATTCTGGGCATCCCCTATACCGGCTCAGGCATTGCGGCAAGTGCAATATGCATGGACAAACTTCTTTCAAAGAAGATGTTTGAATATTACGGCATACCGACACCGGAATATTCAGTTTACGAACAACCCCACCCTCACCTTAATCCTCTCCCTGAGGGAGAGGAAAATTCCCGCCCCTTCAAGGGGAGGGTTAGGGAGGGGATGGGGTTATTTTCGGATGAACCGGTCATGAGCGAGGCGCTCACAAAGGACAACGAAAATCCCCCCCTTTTTTCAAGGGGGGGCATGGGGGGGTTATTTTCGGGTGAACAAGGTATTGATCCAAATTCCATCAAATATCCCGTAGTAGTAAAACCCTGCCGCGAAGGTTCTACAATAGGAATAAGCATCGTCTCCAAACCGGAAGGCTTGCAGGAGGCGCTGGATAAAGCGATTGAATACGGAGACAAGGTTATTATTGAAAAGTACATCAGCGGTATAGAAGTTACTGCAGGGATACTTGATAATAAGCCACTGCCGCTTGTTGAGATTAATCCCATCGGCGGATTTTATGATTTTACAACCAAGACATCAAAGGGGATGGCAGACTATATAGTCCCTGCAAGGCTTTCAGCATCAGTAACAGAAAGTATTAAGGATATTGCATTGAAGACACATTTATCATTAGGGTGCTGTTATGTGTCACGGGTAGACTTCAGGGTTGACCCCGCCGGCAATCCTTATGTTCTGGAGGTAAATACAGTCCCCGGTATGACAGAAACAAGCCTCCTGCCTATGGCGGCAAAAGCAGCAGGTATCGGCTATGATGAACTTGTTGAGATGATACTTTCAT